The proteins below come from a single Portunus trituberculatus isolate SZX2019 chromosome 2, ASM1759143v1, whole genome shotgun sequence genomic window:
- the LOC123505447 gene encoding calcium-transporting ATPase sarcoplasmic/endoplasmic reticulum type-like isoform X3 — protein MEDGHFYPFEEVCSRFGVKTETGLTDSQVKDHQAKYGPNELPAEEGKSLLTLILEQFDDLLVKILLLAAIISFVLACFEEGEETVTAFVEPFVILLILIANAIVGVWQERNAESAIEALKEYEPEMGKVIRANKAGVQKIRAREIVPGDVVEVSVGDKIPADLRLIKIYSTTLRIDQSILTGESVSVIKHTDAIPDPKAVNQDKKNILFSGTNVAAGKARGVVVGTGLNTAIGKIRTQMAETEEIKTPLQQKLDEFGEQLSKVISIICVAVWAINIGHFNDPAHGGSWIKGAIYYFKIAVALAVAAIPEGLPAVITTCLALGTRRMAKKNAIVRSLPSVETLGCTSVICSDKTGTLTTNMMSVSRMFIMDKVEGNDCSLLEFEITGSTYEPIGDVYFKGAKVKGADYEGLQELATISIMCNDSSIDFNEFKNMFEKVGEATETALIVLGEKINPYNMSKIGLDRRSTAIVARQDMETKWKKEFTLEFSRDRKSMSSFCTPIKPTRLGSGPKMFCKGAPEGVLDRCTHVRVGTQKVPLTAGVKDKILAVTRDYGCGRDTLRCLALATLDNPPKPEDMDLGESNKFYTYEVNMTFVGVVGMLDPPRTEVKDSIQRCRDAGIRVIVITGDNKATAEAICRRIGVFSENEDTFGLSYAGREFDELSPAEQQEACMRARLFSRVEPFHKSKIVEYLQNKNEISAMTGDGVNDAPALKKAEIGIAMGSGTAVAKSASEMVLADDNFSSIVAAVEEGRAIYNNMKQFIRYLISSNIGEVVSIFLTAALGLPEALIPVQLLWVNLVTDGLPATALGFNPPDLDIMEKPPRKSDESLISGWLFFRYMAIGGYVGAATVFAASWWFMYDPTGPQLNYYQLSHHLSCLGDTENFEGLDCGIFSHPAPMTMALSVLVTIEMLNALNSLSENQSLMVMPPWVNFWLLAAMALSMTLHFIILYVDILSTVFQVMPLTGHQWLAVLKISLPVLLLDESLKFLARNYTDALEGRK, from the exons ATGGAGGACGGCCACTTCTATCCCTTCGAAGAGGTTTGCAGCCGATTCGGGGTCAAGACCGAGACAGGCCTTACCGACAGCCAAGTGAAGGACCACCAGGCAAAATATGGACCCAACG AACTCCCAGCCGAGGAAGGAAAGTCACTCCTTACCCTGATTCTTGAGCAATTTGACGATCTCCTAGTAAAGATTCTGCTGCTGGCCGCCATCATCTCTTTt GTGTTGGCGTGctttgaggaaggagaggaaacagttACGGCCTTCGTGGAACCTTTCGTTATCCTGCTTATCCTTATCGCGAATGCCATCGTAGGAGTATGGCAG GAAAGGAACGCGGAGTCTGCCATCGAGGCCCTGAAGGAATATGAGCCAGAGATGGGCAAAGTGATCCGCGCCAACAAGGCCGGTGTGCAGAAGATTAGAGCCAGGGAGATTGTGCCCGGCGATGTTGTGGAAGTGTCTG TGGGTGACAAGATCCCAGCTGACCTTCGCCTCATCAAGATTTACTCCACCACTCTCCGCATTGACCAGTCCATCCTTACCGGCGAGTCTGTGTCTGTTATCAAGCACACTGACGCTATTCCAGACCCCAAGGCTGTCAAccag GATAAGAAGAACATCCTTTTCTCTGGTACCAATGTTGCTGCTGGCAAGGCCCGTGGTGTTGTCGTCGGCACTGGCCTCAACACTGCCATTG GTAAGATCCGTACCCAGATGGCTGAGACTGAGGAGATCAAGACACCACTGCAGCAGAAGCTGGATGAGTTTGGTGAGCAGCTGTCCAAGGTGATCTCCATCatctgtgtggctgtgtgggcCATCAACATCGGCCACTTCAACGACCCGGCCCACGGCGGCTCCTGGATCAAGGGTGCCATCTACTACTTCAAGATTGCTGTGGCCCTGGCTGTGGCTGCCATCCCTGAGGGTCTGCCAGCTGTCATCACCACCTGCCTGGCCCTGGGCACACGCCGCATGGCCAAGAAGAACGCCATCGTGAGGTCCCTGCCCTCCGTGGAGACCCTGGGCTGCACCTCCGTCATCTGCTCCGACAAGACCGGCACCCTCACCACCAACATGATGTCCGTGTCCCGCATGTTCATCATGGACAAGGTGGAGGGCAACGACTGCAGCCTGCTGGAGTTTGAGATCACCGGCTCCACCTACGAGCCCATCGGTGACGTGTACTTCAAGGGAGCCAAGGTGAAGGGCGCTGACTATGAGGGCCTGCAGGAGCTGGCCACCATCTCCATCATGTGCAACGACTCCTCCATTGACTTCAACGAGTTCAAGAACATGTTTGAGAAGGTCGGCGAGGCCACCGAGACGGCCCTCATCGTGCTGGGTGAGAAGATCAACCCCTACAACATGTCCAAGATCGGCCTGGACCGCCGCTCCACCGCCATCGTGGCCCGCCAGGACATGGAGACCAAGTGGAAGAAGGAGTTCACTCTGGAGTTCTCCCGTGACCGCAAGTCCATGTCATCATTCTGCACCCCAATCAAGCCCACCCGCCTGGGCAGCGGCCCCAAGATGTTCTGCAAGGGTGCCCCTGAGGGCGTGCTGGACCGCTGCACCCACGTGCGTGTCGGCACTCAGAAGGTGCCACTCACTGCCGGCGTGAAGGACAAGATCCTGGCCGTCACCAGGGACTACGGCTGCGGCCGCGACACCCTGCGTTGCCTGGCCCTGGCCACCCTGGACAACCCCCCCAAGCCTGAGGACATGGACCTGGGAGAGTCCAACAAGTTCTACACCTACGAGGTGAACATGACCTTTGTGGGCGTGGTGGGCATGCTGGACCCCCCCAGGACTGAGGTGAAGGACTCCATCCAGCGGTGCCGTGACGCCGGTATTCGTGTCATTGTCATCACTGGCGACAACAAGGCCACTGCTGAGGCTATCTGCCGCCGCATCGGTGTGTTCAGCGAGAATGAGGATACCTTCGGCTTGTCCTACGCCGGCAGGGAGTTTGATGAGCTGTCCCCTGCAGAGCAGCAGGAGGCCTGCATGCGTGCCCGACTCTTCTCCCGTGTGGAGCCCTTCCACAAGTCCAAGATTGTGGAGTACCTGCAGAACAAGAACGAGATCTCTGCCATGACTGGTGATGGTGTGAATGATGCGCCAGCCCTGAAGAAGGCTGAGATCGGCATTGCCATGGGTTCCGGCACAGCCGTGGCCAAGTCTGCCTCTGAGATGGTGCTGGCTGACGACAACTTCTCATCCATCGTGGCGGCAGTGGAGGAGGGCCGTGCCATCTACAACAACATGAAGCAGTTCATCCGTTACCTCATCTCCTCAAACATTGGTGAGGTGGTCTCCATCTTCCTGACGGCCGCCCTGGGCCTGCCCGAGGCGCTCATCCCCGTGCAGCTGCTGTGGGTGAACCTGGTGACTGACGGTCTGCCCGCCACCGCCCTGGGCTTCAACCCCCCTGACCTGGACATCATGGAGAAGCCCCCCAGGAAGTCTGATGAGTCCCTCATCTCCGGCTGGCTGTTCTTCCGCTACATGGCCATCGGTGGCTATGTGGGCGCCGCCACTGTGTTCGCTGCCTCCTGGTGGTTCATGTATGACCCCACCGGCCCACAGCTCAACTACTACCAGCTGTCCCACCACCTCTCCTGCCTGGGTGACACCGAGAACTTCGAGGGCCTGGACTGTGGCATCTTCAGCCACCCGGCCCCCATGACCATGGCCCTGTCTGTCCTTGTCACCATCGAGATGCTCAACGCCCTCAACAg CTTGTCTGAGAACCAGTCCCTGATGGTGATGCCTCCCTGGGTCAACTTCTGGCTGCTGGCAGCTATGGCCCTCTCCATGACTCTTCACTTCATCATCCTCTATGTTGACATTCTCAGC ACTGTGTTCCAGGTAATGCCTCTGACGGGACACCAGTGGCTAGCGGTGTTGAAGATTTCCCTGCCAGTGCTACTGCTGGACGAGAGCCTGAAGTTCCTGGCACGTAACTACACTGATG
- the LOC123505447 gene encoding calcium-transporting ATPase sarcoplasmic/endoplasmic reticulum type-like isoform X1: MEDGHFYPFEEVCSRFGVKTETGLTDSQVKDHQAKYGPNELPAEEGKSLLTLILEQFDDLLVKILLLAAIISFVLACFEEGEETVTAFVEPFVILLILIANAIVGVWQERNAESAIEALKEYEPEMGKVIRANKAGVQKIRAREIVPGDVVEVSVGDKIPADLRLIKIYSTTLRIDQSILTGESVSVIKHTDAIPDPKAVNQDKKNILFSGTNVAAGKARGVVVGTGLNTAIGKIRTQMAETEEIKTPLQQKLDEFGEQLSKVISIICVAVWAINIGHFNDPAHGGSWIKGAIYYFKIAVALAVAAIPEGLPAVITTCLALGTRRMAKKNAIVRSLPSVETLGCTSVICSDKTGTLTTNMMSVSRMFIMDKVEGNDCSLLEFEITGSTYEPIGDVYFKGAKVKGADYEGLQELATISIMCNDSSIDFNEFKNMFEKVGEATETALIVLGEKINPYNMSKIGLDRRSTAIVARQDMETKWKKEFTLEFSRDRKSMSSFCTPIKPTRLGSGPKMFCKGAPEGVLDRCTHVRVGTQKVPLTAGVKDKILAVTRDYGCGRDTLRCLALATLDNPPKPEDMDLGESNKFYTYEVNMTFVGVVGMLDPPRTEVKDSIQRCRDAGIRVIVITGDNKATAEAICRRIGVFSENEDTFGLSYAGREFDELSPAEQQEACMRARLFSRVEPFHKSKIVEYLQNKNEISAMTGDGVNDAPALKKAEIGIAMGSGTAVAKSASEMVLADDNFSSIVAAVEEGRAIYNNMKQFIRYLISSNIGEVVSIFLTAALGLPEALIPVQLLWVNLVTDGLPATALGFNPPDLDIMEKPPRKSDESLISGWLFFRYMAIGGYVGAATVFAASWWFMYDPTGPQLNYYQLSHHLSCLGDTENFEGLDCGIFSHPAPMTMALSVLVTIEMLNALNSLSENQSLMVMPPWVNFWLLAAMALSMTLHFIILYVDILSTVFQVMPLTGHQWLAVLKISLPVLLLDESLKFLARNYTDGETTSLLRCHWIVVAWAIYFTYIKIDPF, translated from the exons ATGGAGGACGGCCACTTCTATCCCTTCGAAGAGGTTTGCAGCCGATTCGGGGTCAAGACCGAGACAGGCCTTACCGACAGCCAAGTGAAGGACCACCAGGCAAAATATGGACCCAACG AACTCCCAGCCGAGGAAGGAAAGTCACTCCTTACCCTGATTCTTGAGCAATTTGACGATCTCCTAGTAAAGATTCTGCTGCTGGCCGCCATCATCTCTTTt GTGTTGGCGTGctttgaggaaggagaggaaacagttACGGCCTTCGTGGAACCTTTCGTTATCCTGCTTATCCTTATCGCGAATGCCATCGTAGGAGTATGGCAG GAAAGGAACGCGGAGTCTGCCATCGAGGCCCTGAAGGAATATGAGCCAGAGATGGGCAAAGTGATCCGCGCCAACAAGGCCGGTGTGCAGAAGATTAGAGCCAGGGAGATTGTGCCCGGCGATGTTGTGGAAGTGTCTG TGGGTGACAAGATCCCAGCTGACCTTCGCCTCATCAAGATTTACTCCACCACTCTCCGCATTGACCAGTCCATCCTTACCGGCGAGTCTGTGTCTGTTATCAAGCACACTGACGCTATTCCAGACCCCAAGGCTGTCAAccag GATAAGAAGAACATCCTTTTCTCTGGTACCAATGTTGCTGCTGGCAAGGCCCGTGGTGTTGTCGTCGGCACTGGCCTCAACACTGCCATTG GTAAGATCCGTACCCAGATGGCTGAGACTGAGGAGATCAAGACACCACTGCAGCAGAAGCTGGATGAGTTTGGTGAGCAGCTGTCCAAGGTGATCTCCATCatctgtgtggctgtgtgggcCATCAACATCGGCCACTTCAACGACCCGGCCCACGGCGGCTCCTGGATCAAGGGTGCCATCTACTACTTCAAGATTGCTGTGGCCCTGGCTGTGGCTGCCATCCCTGAGGGTCTGCCAGCTGTCATCACCACCTGCCTGGCCCTGGGCACACGCCGCATGGCCAAGAAGAACGCCATCGTGAGGTCCCTGCCCTCCGTGGAGACCCTGGGCTGCACCTCCGTCATCTGCTCCGACAAGACCGGCACCCTCACCACCAACATGATGTCCGTGTCCCGCATGTTCATCATGGACAAGGTGGAGGGCAACGACTGCAGCCTGCTGGAGTTTGAGATCACCGGCTCCACCTACGAGCCCATCGGTGACGTGTACTTCAAGGGAGCCAAGGTGAAGGGCGCTGACTATGAGGGCCTGCAGGAGCTGGCCACCATCTCCATCATGTGCAACGACTCCTCCATTGACTTCAACGAGTTCAAGAACATGTTTGAGAAGGTCGGCGAGGCCACCGAGACGGCCCTCATCGTGCTGGGTGAGAAGATCAACCCCTACAACATGTCCAAGATCGGCCTGGACCGCCGCTCCACCGCCATCGTGGCCCGCCAGGACATGGAGACCAAGTGGAAGAAGGAGTTCACTCTGGAGTTCTCCCGTGACCGCAAGTCCATGTCATCATTCTGCACCCCAATCAAGCCCACCCGCCTGGGCAGCGGCCCCAAGATGTTCTGCAAGGGTGCCCCTGAGGGCGTGCTGGACCGCTGCACCCACGTGCGTGTCGGCACTCAGAAGGTGCCACTCACTGCCGGCGTGAAGGACAAGATCCTGGCCGTCACCAGGGACTACGGCTGCGGCCGCGACACCCTGCGTTGCCTGGCCCTGGCCACCCTGGACAACCCCCCCAAGCCTGAGGACATGGACCTGGGAGAGTCCAACAAGTTCTACACCTACGAGGTGAACATGACCTTTGTGGGCGTGGTGGGCATGCTGGACCCCCCCAGGACTGAGGTGAAGGACTCCATCCAGCGGTGCCGTGACGCCGGTATTCGTGTCATTGTCATCACTGGCGACAACAAGGCCACTGCTGAGGCTATCTGCCGCCGCATCGGTGTGTTCAGCGAGAATGAGGATACCTTCGGCTTGTCCTACGCCGGCAGGGAGTTTGATGAGCTGTCCCCTGCAGAGCAGCAGGAGGCCTGCATGCGTGCCCGACTCTTCTCCCGTGTGGAGCCCTTCCACAAGTCCAAGATTGTGGAGTACCTGCAGAACAAGAACGAGATCTCTGCCATGACTGGTGATGGTGTGAATGATGCGCCAGCCCTGAAGAAGGCTGAGATCGGCATTGCCATGGGTTCCGGCACAGCCGTGGCCAAGTCTGCCTCTGAGATGGTGCTGGCTGACGACAACTTCTCATCCATCGTGGCGGCAGTGGAGGAGGGCCGTGCCATCTACAACAACATGAAGCAGTTCATCCGTTACCTCATCTCCTCAAACATTGGTGAGGTGGTCTCCATCTTCCTGACGGCCGCCCTGGGCCTGCCCGAGGCGCTCATCCCCGTGCAGCTGCTGTGGGTGAACCTGGTGACTGACGGTCTGCCCGCCACCGCCCTGGGCTTCAACCCCCCTGACCTGGACATCATGGAGAAGCCCCCCAGGAAGTCTGATGAGTCCCTCATCTCCGGCTGGCTGTTCTTCCGCTACATGGCCATCGGTGGCTATGTGGGCGCCGCCACTGTGTTCGCTGCCTCCTGGTGGTTCATGTATGACCCCACCGGCCCACAGCTCAACTACTACCAGCTGTCCCACCACCTCTCCTGCCTGGGTGACACCGAGAACTTCGAGGGCCTGGACTGTGGCATCTTCAGCCACCCGGCCCCCATGACCATGGCCCTGTCTGTCCTTGTCACCATCGAGATGCTCAACGCCCTCAACAg CTTGTCTGAGAACCAGTCCCTGATGGTGATGCCTCCCTGGGTCAACTTCTGGCTGCTGGCAGCTATGGCCCTCTCCATGACTCTTCACTTCATCATCCTCTATGTTGACATTCTCAGC ACTGTGTTCCAGGTAATGCCTCTGACGGGACACCAGTGGCTAGCGGTGTTGAAGATTTCCCTGCCAGTGCTACTGCTGGACGAGAGCCTGAAGTTCCTGGCACGTAACTACACTGATGGTGAGACAACCTCCCTCTTGCGTTGCCACTGGATTGTCGTGGCTTGGGCGATTTACTTCACCTACATCAAGATTGACCCTTTCTAA
- the LOC123505447 gene encoding calcium-transporting ATPase sarcoplasmic/endoplasmic reticulum type-like isoform X2: MEDGHFYPFEEVCSRFGVKTETGLTDSQVKDHQAKYGPNELPAEEGKSLLTLILEQFDDLLVKILLLAAIISFVLACFEEGEETVTAFVEPFVILLILIANAIVGVWQERNAESAIEALKEYEPEMGKVIRANKAGVQKIRAREIVPGDVVEVSVGDKIPADLRLIKIYSTTLRIDQSILTGESVSVIKHTDAIPDPKAVNQDKKNILFSGTNVAAGKARGVVVGTGLNTAIGKIRTQMAETEEIKTPLQQKLDEFGEQLSKVISIICVAVWAINIGHFNDPAHGGSWIKGAIYYFKIAVALAVAAIPEGLPAVITTCLALGTRRMAKKNAIVRSLPSVETLGCTSVICSDKTGTLTTNMMSVSRMFIMDKVEGNDCSLLEFEITGSTYEPIGDVYFKGAKVKGADYEGLQELATISIMCNDSSIDFNEFKNMFEKVGEATETALIVLGEKINPYNMSKIGLDRRSTAIVARQDMETKWKKEFTLEFSRDRKSMSSFCTPIKPTRLGSGPKMFCKGAPEGVLDRCTHVRVGTQKVPLTAGVKDKILAVTRDYGCGRDTLRCLALATLDNPPKPEDMDLGESNKFYTYEVNMTFVGVVGMLDPPRTEVKDSIQRCRDAGIRVIVITGDNKATAEAICRRIGVFSENEDTFGLSYAGREFDELSPAEQQEACMRARLFSRVEPFHKSKIVEYLQNKNEISAMTGDGVNDAPALKKAEIGIAMGSGTAVAKSASEMVLADDNFSSIVAAVEEGRAIYNNMKQFIRYLISSNIGEVVSIFLTAALGLPEALIPVQLLWVNLVTDGLPATALGFNPPDLDIMEKPPRKSDESLISGWLFFRYMAIGGYVGAATVFAASWWFMYDPTGPQLNYYQLSHHLSCLGDTENFEGLDCGIFSHPAPMTMALSVLVTIEMLNALNSLSENQSLMVMPPWVNFWLLAAMALSMTLHFIILYVDILSTVFQVMPLTGHQWLAVLKISLPVLLLDESLKFLARNYTDVPDPIKK; this comes from the exons ATGGAGGACGGCCACTTCTATCCCTTCGAAGAGGTTTGCAGCCGATTCGGGGTCAAGACCGAGACAGGCCTTACCGACAGCCAAGTGAAGGACCACCAGGCAAAATATGGACCCAACG AACTCCCAGCCGAGGAAGGAAAGTCACTCCTTACCCTGATTCTTGAGCAATTTGACGATCTCCTAGTAAAGATTCTGCTGCTGGCCGCCATCATCTCTTTt GTGTTGGCGTGctttgaggaaggagaggaaacagttACGGCCTTCGTGGAACCTTTCGTTATCCTGCTTATCCTTATCGCGAATGCCATCGTAGGAGTATGGCAG GAAAGGAACGCGGAGTCTGCCATCGAGGCCCTGAAGGAATATGAGCCAGAGATGGGCAAAGTGATCCGCGCCAACAAGGCCGGTGTGCAGAAGATTAGAGCCAGGGAGATTGTGCCCGGCGATGTTGTGGAAGTGTCTG TGGGTGACAAGATCCCAGCTGACCTTCGCCTCATCAAGATTTACTCCACCACTCTCCGCATTGACCAGTCCATCCTTACCGGCGAGTCTGTGTCTGTTATCAAGCACACTGACGCTATTCCAGACCCCAAGGCTGTCAAccag GATAAGAAGAACATCCTTTTCTCTGGTACCAATGTTGCTGCTGGCAAGGCCCGTGGTGTTGTCGTCGGCACTGGCCTCAACACTGCCATTG GTAAGATCCGTACCCAGATGGCTGAGACTGAGGAGATCAAGACACCACTGCAGCAGAAGCTGGATGAGTTTGGTGAGCAGCTGTCCAAGGTGATCTCCATCatctgtgtggctgtgtgggcCATCAACATCGGCCACTTCAACGACCCGGCCCACGGCGGCTCCTGGATCAAGGGTGCCATCTACTACTTCAAGATTGCTGTGGCCCTGGCTGTGGCTGCCATCCCTGAGGGTCTGCCAGCTGTCATCACCACCTGCCTGGCCCTGGGCACACGCCGCATGGCCAAGAAGAACGCCATCGTGAGGTCCCTGCCCTCCGTGGAGACCCTGGGCTGCACCTCCGTCATCTGCTCCGACAAGACCGGCACCCTCACCACCAACATGATGTCCGTGTCCCGCATGTTCATCATGGACAAGGTGGAGGGCAACGACTGCAGCCTGCTGGAGTTTGAGATCACCGGCTCCACCTACGAGCCCATCGGTGACGTGTACTTCAAGGGAGCCAAGGTGAAGGGCGCTGACTATGAGGGCCTGCAGGAGCTGGCCACCATCTCCATCATGTGCAACGACTCCTCCATTGACTTCAACGAGTTCAAGAACATGTTTGAGAAGGTCGGCGAGGCCACCGAGACGGCCCTCATCGTGCTGGGTGAGAAGATCAACCCCTACAACATGTCCAAGATCGGCCTGGACCGCCGCTCCACCGCCATCGTGGCCCGCCAGGACATGGAGACCAAGTGGAAGAAGGAGTTCACTCTGGAGTTCTCCCGTGACCGCAAGTCCATGTCATCATTCTGCACCCCAATCAAGCCCACCCGCCTGGGCAGCGGCCCCAAGATGTTCTGCAAGGGTGCCCCTGAGGGCGTGCTGGACCGCTGCACCCACGTGCGTGTCGGCACTCAGAAGGTGCCACTCACTGCCGGCGTGAAGGACAAGATCCTGGCCGTCACCAGGGACTACGGCTGCGGCCGCGACACCCTGCGTTGCCTGGCCCTGGCCACCCTGGACAACCCCCCCAAGCCTGAGGACATGGACCTGGGAGAGTCCAACAAGTTCTACACCTACGAGGTGAACATGACCTTTGTGGGCGTGGTGGGCATGCTGGACCCCCCCAGGACTGAGGTGAAGGACTCCATCCAGCGGTGCCGTGACGCCGGTATTCGTGTCATTGTCATCACTGGCGACAACAAGGCCACTGCTGAGGCTATCTGCCGCCGCATCGGTGTGTTCAGCGAGAATGAGGATACCTTCGGCTTGTCCTACGCCGGCAGGGAGTTTGATGAGCTGTCCCCTGCAGAGCAGCAGGAGGCCTGCATGCGTGCCCGACTCTTCTCCCGTGTGGAGCCCTTCCACAAGTCCAAGATTGTGGAGTACCTGCAGAACAAGAACGAGATCTCTGCCATGACTGGTGATGGTGTGAATGATGCGCCAGCCCTGAAGAAGGCTGAGATCGGCATTGCCATGGGTTCCGGCACAGCCGTGGCCAAGTCTGCCTCTGAGATGGTGCTGGCTGACGACAACTTCTCATCCATCGTGGCGGCAGTGGAGGAGGGCCGTGCCATCTACAACAACATGAAGCAGTTCATCCGTTACCTCATCTCCTCAAACATTGGTGAGGTGGTCTCCATCTTCCTGACGGCCGCCCTGGGCCTGCCCGAGGCGCTCATCCCCGTGCAGCTGCTGTGGGTGAACCTGGTGACTGACGGTCTGCCCGCCACCGCCCTGGGCTTCAACCCCCCTGACCTGGACATCATGGAGAAGCCCCCCAGGAAGTCTGATGAGTCCCTCATCTCCGGCTGGCTGTTCTTCCGCTACATGGCCATCGGTGGCTATGTGGGCGCCGCCACTGTGTTCGCTGCCTCCTGGTGGTTCATGTATGACCCCACCGGCCCACAGCTCAACTACTACCAGCTGTCCCACCACCTCTCCTGCCTGGGTGACACCGAGAACTTCGAGGGCCTGGACTGTGGCATCTTCAGCCACCCGGCCCCCATGACCATGGCCCTGTCTGTCCTTGTCACCATCGAGATGCTCAACGCCCTCAACAg CTTGTCTGAGAACCAGTCCCTGATGGTGATGCCTCCCTGGGTCAACTTCTGGCTGCTGGCAGCTATGGCCCTCTCCATGACTCTTCACTTCATCATCCTCTATGTTGACATTCTCAGC ACTGTGTTCCAGGTAATGCCTCTGACGGGACACCAGTGGCTAGCGGTGTTGAAGATTTCCCTGCCAGTGCTACTGCTGGACGAGAGCCTGAAGTTCCTGGCACGTAACTACACTGATG